One Triticum dicoccoides isolate Atlit2015 ecotype Zavitan chromosome 4B, WEW_v2.0, whole genome shotgun sequence genomic window carries:
- the LOC119290657 gene encoding transcription factor TGA2.2 isoform X2, whose translation MENGQNGAIVPSNSSEPSDRSDRPMDQKVLRRLAQNREAARKSRLRKKAYVQQLESSKLKLASLEQELQKARQQGIFISSSGDQTHAMSGNGAMTFDLEYTRWLEEQNKQINELRTAVNAHASDSDLRLIVDGIMAHYDEIFKLKGAAAKADVFHMLSGMWKTPAERCFLWLGGFRSSELLKLLVNQLEPLTEQQLMGLSSLEQSSHQAEDALSQGMEALQQSLAETLAGSLGPSGSSGNVANYMGQMAMAMGKLGTLENFLRQADNLRQQTLHQMQRILTIRQAARALLAIHDYFSRLRALSSLWLARPRE comes from the exons ATGGAAAACGGACAAAATGGAGCTATCGTGCCTTCTAATTCATCTGAACCGTCTGACAGGTCCGACAGGCCTATGGACCAAAAG GTATTGCGGAGGCTTGCCCAAAATCGCGAGGCAGCACGAAAAAGTCGTCTGAGGAAAAAG GCGTATGTACAACAACTTGAGAGCAGTAAGCTGAAACTTGCAAGCCTAGAACAAGAACTCCAGAAAGCTCGACAGCAA GGAATCTTCATTTCTAGCTCTGGGGATCAAACTCATGCTATGAGTGGAAATG GAGCGATGACATTTGATTTAGAATATACTCGATGGCTAGAGGAGCAAAATAAGCAGATAAATGAGCTGAGGACTGCAGTAAATGCTCATGCAAGTGATAGTGACCTCCGTCTTATTGTAGATGGGATAATGGCACATTATGACGAAATATTCAAGCTGAAGGGTGCTGCTGCAAAGGCTGATGTGTTTCATATGCTTTCAGGCATGTGGAAAACACCTGCTGAAAGGTGTTTTTTGTGGCTTGGGGGTTTTCGTTCATCTGAACTTCTAAAG CTCCTTGTAAATCAGCTCGAGCCTCTAACAGAGCAGCAGTTGATGGGGTTATCCAGCCTCGAGCAATCCTCACACCAGGCCGAGGATGCACTAtcacaaggaatggaggcattgcaGCAATCTTTGGCTGAAACGTTGGCTGGTTCCCTTGGTCCATCAGGATCTTCAGGAAACGTGGCAAACTACATGGGTCAAATGGCTATGGCTATGGGAAAACTTGGAACCCTTGAGAATTTCCTTCGCCAG GCTGACAATCTACGGCAACAAACTTTGCATCAAATGCAAAGAATTCTGACAATACGGCAAGCTGCTCGAGCTCTCCTTGCAATACACGACTATTTCTCACGTTTGCGTGCCCTCAGTTCTCTCTGGCTTGCGAGGCCACGGGAGTAA
- the LOC119290655 gene encoding pentatricopeptide repeat-containing protein At1g56690, mitochondrial-like — protein MRLPSVRFLPSSTAPAVVAANARIAWMARAGNMEGARATFEAMPLRTTASYNALIAGYFRNHLPEAALGLFRRMPSRDLGSYNALISGLSLRRHTLPDAAAALASIPLPPSVVSFTSLLRGYVRHGFLADAIRLFHQMPERNHVSYTVMLGGFIDAGRLDEAGKLFDEMPDKDVVARTAMLSGYCQAGRIAEARLLFDDMPKRNVVSWTAMISGYSQNGKLNLARKLFEVMPDRNEVSWTAMLVGYIQAGHIEDAEQLFNAMPEHPVAACNAMMVGFGQRGMVDAAKAVFERMQEKDDGTWSAMIKAYEQNEFLIEALSTFRDMSWRGVRPNYPSVISILTVCSALAILNYGREVHAAMLRCSFDMDVSAVSALITMYIKCGNLDKANRVFNMFEPKDVVMWNSMITGYAQHGLGEEALGVFNDMTIAGMAPDGITYIGVLTACSYTGKVKVGREIFNSMCKDSAIRPGAEHYSCMVDLLGRAGLVDEALDLIKNMPVEADAIIWGALMGACRMHKNAEIAELAAKKLLELEPESAGPYVLLSHIYTSTGRWEDASKMRKFISSRNLNKSTGCSWIEYDKRVHLFTSGDILAHPEHAIILKMLEKLDGLLMESGYSADGSFVLHDIDEEQKLHSLRYHSERQAVAYGLLKVPEGMPIRVMKNLRVCGDCHAAMKLIAKITSREIILRDANRFHHFKDGFCSCRDYW, from the coding sequence ATGCGCCTCCCGTCGGTTCGCTTCCTGCCGTCGAGTACGGCGCCGGCGGTGGTGGCCGCGAACGCGCGCATCGCCTGGATGGCGCGCGCGGGTAACATGGAGGGCGCCCGCGCGACGTTCGAGGCCATGCCCCTCCGCACCACCGCTTCCTACAACGCCCTCATCGCCGGCTACTTCCGTAACCACCTCCCGGAGGCCGCCCTCGGCCTCTTCCGTCGCATGCCCTCCCGCGATCTCGGCTCCTACAACGCTCTCATCTCCGGCTTGTCCCTCCGCCGTCACACCCTCCCTGATGCGGCGGCCGCGCTCGCCTCCATCCCCTTACCCCCCTCAGTCGTCTCCTTCACCTCCCTCCTGCGCGGGTACGTGCGCCACGGCTTCCTGGCCGACGCCATCCGCCTGTTCCACCAGATGCCCGAGCGCAACCACGTCTCCTACACGGTTATGCTGGGTGGTTTTATTGATGCCGGCCGTCTCGATGAGGCCGGCAAgctgttcgatgaaatgcctgacAAGGACGTAGTTGCACGAACCGCCATGCTATCTGGGTACTGCCAGGCTGGCCGAATTGCCGAGGCACGTCTGCTGTTTGATGATATGCCGAAGAGGAATGTTGTGTCATGGACTGCAATGATATCTGGATACTCTCAAAACGGGAAGCTTAACCTTGCGCGGAAGCTTTTTGAGGTGATGCCTGATCGCAATGAGGTGTCATGGACTGCTATGTTAGTCGGTTACATACAGGCTGGCCATATCGAGGATGCTGAGCAGCTGTTTAATGCAATGCCAGAGCACCCAGTGGCTGCCTGCAATGCGATGATGGTTGGGTTTGGGCAACGCGGGATGGTGGATGCTGCCAAGGCAGTGTTTGAGAGAATGCAAGAGAAGGATGATGGTACGTGGAGTGCAATGATTAAAGCATATGAGCAGAATGAGTTCTTGATTGAGGCATTGTCTACTTTCCGTGATATGTCATGGAGAGGTGTACGTCCAAACTACCCATCAGTCATTAGCATCCTCACTGTGTGTTCGGCACTAGCTATTCTCAATTATGGAAGGGAGGTGCATGCTGCAATGCTGAGATGCTCCTTTGACATGGACGTCTCTGCTGTCTCAGCATTAATCACAATGTACATCAAATGTGGAAATTTGGATAAAGCTAATAGGGTCTTCAATATGTTTGAGCCCAAAGATGTCGTGATGTGGAACTCGATGATCACTGGTTATGCTCAACATGGGTTGGGGGAGGAAGCACTTGGCGTATTTAATGACATGACGATTGCAGGAATGGCACCTGATGGAATTACTTATATAGGAGTCCTCACTGCTTGTAGCTATACCGGGAAAGTAAAAGTAGGGAGGGAAATTTTCAATTCTATGTGTAAGGATTCTGCCATCCGACCAGGAGCGGAGCATTACTCTTGTATGGTTGATTTGCTTGGTCGAGCTGGACTTGTAGATGAAGCATTGGATTTGATTAAGAACATGCCAGTTGAAGCCGATGCTATCATCTGGGGAGCACTGATGGGTGCCTGTAGGATGCACAAGAATGCTGAGATTGCCGAGCTTGCTGCTAAGAAGCTATTAGAGCTAGAGCCCGAGAGTGCTGGACCATATGTTTTGCTCTCTCACATTTATACATCCACTGGGAGGTGGGAAGATGCTTCTAAGATGCGGAAATTCATTAGCTCAAGGAATTTAAACAAGTCTACAGGCTGTAGTTGGATAGAGTACGACAAGAGGGTGCACCTCTTCACATCTGGTGATATATTAGCACACCCAGAGCATGCTATTATCCTTAAGATGTTGGAGAAACTAGATGGTCTACTGATGGAATCTGGTTACTCAGCTGACGGAAGCTTTGTGCTCCATGATATAGACGAAGAGCAAAAACTTCATAGCTTGCGATATCATAGTGAGAGGCAGGCTGTGGCGTATGGACTTTTGAAAGTTCCAGAAGGAATGCCCATTCGTGTCATGAAGAACCTTAGAGTGTGTGGTGACTGCCATGCTGCCATGAAGTTGATTGCAAAAATAACTTcccgggaaatcatactcagagatGCTAATAGGTTCCATCATTTCAAAGACGGATTTTGCTCATGCAGGGACTATTGGTGA
- the LOC119290657 gene encoding transcription factor TGA2.2 isoform X1 — translation MADASSRTDTSIVVDTDDKNQRMENGQNGAIVPSNSSEPSDRSDRPMDQKVLRRLAQNREAARKSRLRKKAYVQQLESSKLKLASLEQELQKARQQGIFISSSGDQTHAMSGNGAMTFDLEYTRWLEEQNKQINELRTAVNAHASDSDLRLIVDGIMAHYDEIFKLKGAAAKADVFHMLSGMWKTPAERCFLWLGGFRSSELLKLLVNQLEPLTEQQLMGLSSLEQSSHQAEDALSQGMEALQQSLAETLAGSLGPSGSSGNVANYMGQMAMAMGKLGTLENFLRQADNLRQQTLHQMQRILTIRQAARALLAIHDYFSRLRALSSLWLARPRE, via the exons ATGGCTGATGCCAGTTCGAGGACTGACACATCGATAGTTGTGGACACTGACGATAAGAATCAAAGG ATGGAAAACGGACAAAATGGAGCTATCGTGCCTTCTAATTCATCTGAACCGTCTGACAGGTCCGACAGGCCTATGGACCAAAAG GTATTGCGGAGGCTTGCCCAAAATCGCGAGGCAGCACGAAAAAGTCGTCTGAGGAAAAAG GCGTATGTACAACAACTTGAGAGCAGTAAGCTGAAACTTGCAAGCCTAGAACAAGAACTCCAGAAAGCTCGACAGCAA GGAATCTTCATTTCTAGCTCTGGGGATCAAACTCATGCTATGAGTGGAAATG GAGCGATGACATTTGATTTAGAATATACTCGATGGCTAGAGGAGCAAAATAAGCAGATAAATGAGCTGAGGACTGCAGTAAATGCTCATGCAAGTGATAGTGACCTCCGTCTTATTGTAGATGGGATAATGGCACATTATGACGAAATATTCAAGCTGAAGGGTGCTGCTGCAAAGGCTGATGTGTTTCATATGCTTTCAGGCATGTGGAAAACACCTGCTGAAAGGTGTTTTTTGTGGCTTGGGGGTTTTCGTTCATCTGAACTTCTAAAG CTCCTTGTAAATCAGCTCGAGCCTCTAACAGAGCAGCAGTTGATGGGGTTATCCAGCCTCGAGCAATCCTCACACCAGGCCGAGGATGCACTAtcacaaggaatggaggcattgcaGCAATCTTTGGCTGAAACGTTGGCTGGTTCCCTTGGTCCATCAGGATCTTCAGGAAACGTGGCAAACTACATGGGTCAAATGGCTATGGCTATGGGAAAACTTGGAACCCTTGAGAATTTCCTTCGCCAG GCTGACAATCTACGGCAACAAACTTTGCATCAAATGCAAAGAATTCTGACAATACGGCAAGCTGCTCGAGCTCTCCTTGCAATACACGACTATTTCTCACGTTTGCGTGCCCTCAGTTCTCTCTGGCTTGCGAGGCCACGGGAGTAA
- the LOC119290656 gene encoding inactive glucose-6-phosphate 1-dehydrogenase 4, chloroplastic-like, with the protein MVTTVLAVTASAAPAPPSLGAARFSPVAGPAVNFRPQVCGLRCWMAAKMKLQKALRSHGWQVQRKLGIRGDGQIPDCFEVASRTGKITRRNVQPADETGGNNSIDDKSSMHLGLNHSEADRPVLEEGVVLFDNFDDQPESVPSLCIAVIGATGELARSKVFPALFALYYSGFLPQNVAIFGYSRKTLADEDLRSMIEANLTCRVDHHENCEEKLNEFLKRTYYVDAGHDNKDGMAKLNSKMAQIEGTCAANRIFYLAVPQEALLDVALPLSDSAQTKHGWNRIIIEKPFGFTSLSSQRVTQSLLSRFEEKQIYRIDHLLGKDLIENLTVLRFSNLVFEPLWSRKYIRNVQVVFSEETSAETQGRYFGNYGIIRDIVHSHILQTIALFAMEPPVSLDGEDIRDEKVKVLRSMRKVDIEDVVLGQIKDTSGDVDRYTKSMTPTYFAAAMYIDNARWDGVPFLIKTGMGLMENRAEIRIQFHHVPGNIYRERFGHDIDLDTNELVLRDLPEEAILLKVNNKVPGLGLQLDASELNLLYRDRYDVEVPDSYEHLLLDVVDGDSHLFMRSDELAAAWSVLAPILHEIDQKSVAPELYEAGDKGPINAYYVAAKHGVRWDDGC; encoded by the exons ATGGTTACGACGGTCCTCGCCGTGACGGCTTCAGCAGCTCCAGCGCCGCCTTCGTTGGGGGCTGCGCGCTTCAGCCCG GTTGCAGGACCCGCCGTCAATTTTAGACCGCAAGTTTGTGGACTGAGATGTTGGATGGCTGCCAAGATGAAGCTGCAGAAGGCCCTGAGGAGCCACGGATGGCAAGTTCAGAGAAAGCTGGGAATTCGAGGGGACGGTCAAATTCCTGACTGCTTCGAGGTTGCATCACGGACTGGAAAGATAACTCGTCGGAATGTACAACCTGCTGATG AAACTGGAGGTAATAACTCGATCGATGACAAAAGTTCAATGCATCTGGGACTCAACCACTCTGAAGCTGATCGTCCTGTACTAGAGGAAGGCGTTGTTCTGTTTGATAACTTTGATGACCAACCTGAAAGTGTACCATCTCTTTGCATTGCTGTCATTGGAGCTACTGGCGAACTGGCAAGAAGTAAAGTCTTCCCAGCACTATTTGCTCTGTATTACAGTGGTTTTCTTCCTCAG AATGTTGCCATATTTGGATATTCTAGAAAGACATTAGCAGACGAGGATTTAAGATCCATGATTGAAGCCAATTTGACCTGTCGGGTAGATCACCA TGAAAATTGTGAAGAAAAGTTGAATGAATTCCTCAAAAGGACATACTATGTCGATGCAGGACATGATAACAAAGATGGGATGGCGAAACTAAATTCGAAAATGGCACAGATAGAG GGCACTTGTGCAGCAAACCGGATATTCTACCTTGCTGTTCCCCAAGAGGCACTTCTTGATGTGGCATTGCCATTATCTGACAGTGCCCAAACTAAGCATGGCTGGAATAGGATAATTATTGAGAAACCATTTGGCTTCACTAGTTTGTCCTCACAACGGGTAACACAGTCTTTGCTGTCAAGATTTGAAGAGAAGCAAATCTACCG AATTGATCATCTTTTGGGTAAGGATCTAATTGAAAATCTCACTGTCTTGAGATTTTCTAATTTGGTGTTTGAACCTTTATGGAGTAGGAAGTACATACGCAATGTGCAG GTCGTTTTTTCTGAAGAAACATCAGCAGAAACACAAGGGAG GTACTTTGGAAACTACGGGATAATCCGTGACATAGTGCACAGCCACATTCTTCAaacgatagcactatttgctatggaACCACCTGTAAGTCTTGATGGGGAGGATATCCGCGATGAGAAG GTGAAGGTGCTCAGATCAATGCGAAAAGTGGACATTGAGGATGTCGTCCTTGGTCAAATCAAAGATACCTCTGGTGACGTTGACCGATATACAAAATCAATGACACCTACCTACTTTGCTGCCGCCATGTACATTGACAATGCACGTTGGGATGGGGTACCTTTTTTGATCAAGACTGGAATGGGACTTATGGAGAATAG AGCTGAGATTCGTATTCAATTTCATCATGTCCCTGGCAATATCTACCGTGAACGTTTTGGTCATGACATAGATCTCGACACAAATGAGCTGGTTTTACGTGACCTACCCGAAGAAGCCATTCTCTTGAAAGTCAACAATAAGGTCCCGGGACTTGGGCTCCAGTTGGATGCTTCAGAGCTGAACCTACTTTACAGGGACAG GTACGACGTTGAAGTTCCAGATTCATATGAGCATCTTCTTTTGGATGTTGTAGATGGCGATAGTCATCTCTTCATGCGCAGTGACGAATTAGCTGCTGCATGGAGCGTATTGGCACCTATACTCCATGAGATCGACCAGAAGAGTGttgctcctgagctctacgaggCTGGGGATAAAGGACCAATTAATGCTTACTATGTCGCTGCTAAACATGGAGTCCGATGGGATGATGGCTGCTGA